The Acidimicrobiia bacterium genome contains a region encoding:
- a CDS encoding xanthine dehydrogenase family protein produces MAGSIIGAAVKRVEDPRFIRGQGTYVANMQMDGALHLALVRSEVPHGRIVEIDTSGVAEMPGVVGIYTSADLEIPDDGPDYDFLPHNSGRKILAKEFVRFVGEVVVAVVAETDQQAFDAAGAIWVEYDVLPSVGTVPAAIADDAPLVWPEAGSNQVADMQGQRIPHLFEGADHIIKHRFHNQRIAAVPLEPNNALAIPDDDGLKIWMGSQHIQGSKRDLARATGLDKTRIHAIVPDMGGGFGAKFVTYPEQRLCAVLAMKLQRPVQWQERRTENLAAMYHGRGQHQDVEIGFTNDGKIVGLRLTVYKDVGAYPTWGAEEPQMTVKMASGVYDIPKIETDIRLIATNTAPTHAYRGAGRPEATAMIERTMDLVAGALTIDPAEVRRRNFIPNSAFPFTSSAGQNPFVYDSGNYEATMDLALAKADYPGWRAQQAQRRTNGDRKQIGIGLSIYVEITAPFLGGEQCKVEVHTDGTVTAYSGTSSHGQGHATAYAQILSDLMGIPYTDIRLVQGDTKLVPRGGGTGGSRSLQLGGSAVLGAGEAVVERAKVIVARQLEASASDIVVTDRGTLGVAGVPGAEMTWGQVATIVVDEDPDAAGLEADFRFETKGATFPFGAHVCVVEVDTETGETEILKMVTFDDAGKVMNPILIQGQVHGGVAQGIGQALIEQVVYDDEGYLLSGNLTSYLIPSATDVPSIDVTNPQTPTPHNPLGVKGIGEAGTIGSTPAVHNAVLDAIRHLGVDHIDMPLTPNRVWTALQSAR; encoded by the coding sequence ATGGCAGGATCGATCATCGGGGCGGCGGTCAAGCGGGTCGAAGACCCGCGCTTCATCAGAGGCCAGGGCACGTACGTTGCAAACATGCAGATGGATGGTGCCCTCCACCTGGCATTGGTCCGCTCGGAGGTGCCGCACGGCCGGATCGTCGAGATCGACACATCAGGTGTTGCAGAGATGCCCGGGGTCGTCGGCATCTACACCTCGGCCGACCTCGAAATTCCCGATGATGGACCTGATTACGACTTCCTCCCACACAACAGCGGGCGGAAGATCCTTGCCAAAGAGTTCGTCCGGTTTGTAGGCGAGGTCGTCGTAGCCGTGGTGGCCGAAACCGACCAGCAGGCGTTTGATGCAGCCGGGGCCATCTGGGTCGAATACGACGTCCTCCCGTCGGTGGGCACGGTCCCCGCCGCCATCGCCGACGACGCCCCGCTCGTGTGGCCAGAGGCCGGGTCCAACCAGGTCGCCGACATGCAGGGTCAGCGCATACCCCATTTGTTCGAAGGCGCCGACCACATCATCAAGCACCGGTTCCATAACCAACGCATCGCCGCAGTGCCCCTGGAGCCGAACAATGCCCTCGCCATACCGGACGACGACGGACTGAAGATCTGGATGGGCAGTCAGCACATCCAGGGCAGCAAGCGGGACCTAGCCAGGGCAACCGGACTCGATAAGACCCGGATCCACGCCATCGTCCCCGATATGGGCGGCGGTTTCGGCGCCAAGTTCGTCACCTATCCCGAACAGCGGTTGTGTGCTGTCCTAGCCATGAAACTGCAGCGTCCGGTCCAGTGGCAGGAGCGCCGGACCGAAAACCTCGCCGCCATGTATCACGGGCGTGGCCAGCACCAGGATGTCGAAATCGGATTCACGAACGATGGGAAAATCGTCGGACTCCGACTGACCGTCTACAAAGACGTCGGCGCCTACCCGACCTGGGGAGCCGAAGAACCACAGATGACCGTGAAGATGGCCAGCGGGGTCTACGACATCCCGAAGATCGAAACCGACATCAGACTGATCGCCACCAACACCGCCCCCACCCACGCCTACCGGGGTGCCGGTCGACCTGAGGCAACCGCCATGATCGAACGGACCATGGACCTGGTGGCTGGTGCTCTCACCATCGACCCGGCCGAGGTGCGACGACGCAATTTCATTCCCAACTCGGCGTTCCCATTCACATCGTCGGCCGGACAGAACCCGTTCGTCTACGACTCGGGCAACTACGAAGCCACCATGGATCTGGCGCTGGCCAAAGCCGACTACCCGGGGTGGCGGGCTCAACAAGCACAACGCCGAACCAACGGTGACCGAAAGCAGATCGGTATAGGTCTGAGCATCTATGTTGAGATCACCGCCCCTTTCTTGGGCGGCGAACAATGCAAGGTCGAGGTGCACACCGACGGGACGGTCACCGCGTACTCGGGGACGTCTTCACATGGCCAGGGCCACGCCACTGCCTATGCCCAGATCTTGAGCGACCTGATGGGTATCCCTTACACCGATATCCGGTTGGTGCAGGGCGACACCAAACTCGTCCCTCGTGGGGGTGGGACCGGTGGATCGCGGTCACTACAACTGGGTGGGAGTGCCGTGCTCGGCGCCGGCGAAGCTGTTGTCGAACGAGCCAAGGTGATCGTCGCGCGCCAGTTGGAAGCGAGCGCATCGGACATCGTCGTCACCGACCGGGGAACGCTCGGTGTGGCTGGTGTTCCCGGCGCCGAGATGACCTGGGGCCAGGTAGCCACGATCGTCGTAGATGAGGATCCGGACGCGGCAGGCCTCGAAGCCGACTTTCGCTTCGAAACCAAAGGTGCCACCTTCCCGTTCGGCGCTCACGTCTGCGTGGTTGAGGTCGACACCGAAACCGGTGAGACCGAGATCTTGAAAATGGTGACCTTCGACGACGCAGGGAAAGTCATGAACCCAATTCTCATCCAGGGCCAGGTACACGGTGGAGTTGCCCAAGGTATTGGACAAGCCCTCATCGAACAGGTGGTGTACGACGACGAAGGATATTTGCTGTCTGGCAATCTGACGTCGTATCTCATCCCCAGTGCAACGGATGTACCTTCGATCGACGTTACGAATCCCCAGACGCCAACGCCTCACAACCCGCTCGGGGTCAAGGGCATCGGCGAAGCGGGCACCATTGGTTCGACGCCGGCGGTTCACAATGCCGTACTGGATGCCATCCGCCACCTGGGGGTCGACCACATCGATATGCCGCTCACTCCGAACCGGGTGTGGACCGCCCTCCAATCCGCCCGCTAA
- a CDS encoding cation-translocating P-type ATPase, with translation MVSPWHAMSVHAVLGELDIEIESGLTAQQVVDSRARYGLNVIETHTGRGPIPILVDQFRDVLVWVLLVAAAISGFVVDEWIDASVIMAIVVLNATIGFVQELRAESALDALASMAAPEAIVVRDGNPRVVPAKEVVVGDIVEVETGAAIPADCRVVKASRLRVDESALTGESQAVAKQEDPVLEASPLADRTSMLYGATTVAVGRATAVVTAVGRATELGKIADMLQADEPPTPLAIELDATGRKIGILTILIAVGVFGLGMLRGYPAEIMFLSAVALAVAAIPEGLTAVVTVILARGVQAMAARNAIVRRLKAVESLGATTVILTDKTGTLTENRMRVKRLSFADLDTEIGSLPGGDSRIQRFGQIAGLCNDARLGDGGFVGDPTEVAIIEAIDPVLTDVGRLRDRYGRIDEIPFDSGRKRMTTIHRFDDGYLMAFKGAPEKVIERSTRYESVDGVRDLDDGRRASALDVAESMAAQGLRTLAFGYRVLDELPSQDSEEDFILVAVVGIADGVRPEASAAVAKARSAGVEVVMVTGDHASTARAIADELDLIGDRQVVEAAEMRQMTSSEITNIGVFARVEPGDKVAIVKAWKETGAVVAMTGDGVNDAPALRSADVGVAMGSGTDVAREASTIVLADDNFATIVAAIEQGRTIYRNIRKVVYFLLSANISEVLVMVVGFLLLGGLGEPLLATQLLYVNLITDGLPAIGLGMDRPGDDVMAGPPERGGILTRSAQITMFWQASLLALGVLGAYGLGQWVFELEWGATRTMALTTLVFAQLAHVYNIRSGELSVWTYRAPHNRMLMIGVTGSVLLHVGVVMSSVGNTIFSTVPLSLLQWLACLGLAMVSFVAVNLLKRRKVGGPIVVSPSNVGRNVG, from the coding sequence ATGGTCAGTCCCTGGCACGCCATGAGCGTGCACGCCGTCCTCGGCGAACTGGATATCGAAATCGAGTCAGGCCTGACCGCACAGCAGGTTGTCGATTCGCGGGCTCGCTACGGGCTGAATGTTATTGAGACTCACACGGGCCGTGGTCCGATTCCGATCCTTGTTGATCAATTTCGCGACGTGCTGGTGTGGGTTCTTTTGGTGGCAGCGGCTATCTCGGGGTTCGTGGTTGATGAGTGGATTGATGCCAGCGTGATCATGGCGATCGTGGTCCTCAACGCCACGATCGGGTTCGTGCAGGAGTTACGGGCCGAATCTGCGCTCGATGCTCTGGCCTCGATGGCCGCTCCTGAAGCAATCGTGGTTCGAGATGGCAACCCGCGAGTTGTCCCGGCCAAGGAAGTCGTGGTTGGCGACATTGTCGAGGTGGAGACCGGGGCTGCTATTCCGGCCGATTGTCGGGTAGTCAAGGCCAGCCGACTGCGGGTGGATGAATCGGCCCTGACCGGGGAGTCACAGGCGGTCGCAAAACAGGAAGACCCGGTACTCGAGGCCAGCCCACTGGCTGACCGAACGTCGATGCTCTATGGAGCTACGACGGTGGCGGTTGGTCGGGCCACCGCGGTTGTCACGGCGGTCGGTCGGGCCACCGAACTCGGGAAGATTGCCGACATGCTCCAGGCCGATGAGCCTCCCACCCCGTTGGCGATTGAACTTGACGCGACGGGTCGCAAGATCGGCATTCTGACGATTCTCATCGCAGTTGGAGTCTTCGGACTCGGAATGCTTCGAGGCTACCCAGCCGAAATCATGTTCCTATCGGCTGTGGCTCTGGCAGTCGCCGCCATCCCCGAGGGTCTGACCGCTGTGGTGACGGTGATTCTGGCCCGCGGTGTCCAAGCCATGGCGGCTCGTAACGCGATCGTGCGACGGCTCAAGGCGGTCGAGTCGCTCGGTGCAACCACGGTTATCTTGACGGACAAGACAGGAACGCTCACCGAGAACCGAATGCGGGTGAAACGACTTTCGTTCGCTGACCTCGATACCGAGATCGGTTCTCTGCCAGGGGGCGACTCGCGGATTCAGCGATTCGGCCAGATCGCCGGCCTCTGCAACGACGCCCGACTCGGCGACGGTGGTTTCGTCGGAGATCCCACCGAGGTGGCCATCATTGAGGCCATTGACCCGGTCCTCACCGATGTTGGTCGATTGCGGGATCGATACGGCCGCATCGATGAGATCCCGTTCGACTCGGGTCGTAAGCGAATGACGACGATTCACCGCTTCGATGACGGATACCTCATGGCATTCAAGGGGGCCCCTGAGAAAGTGATCGAACGGTCGACGCGATACGAATCGGTTGATGGCGTTCGGGACCTGGATGACGGTCGTCGAGCAAGCGCCCTGGATGTCGCAGAGTCGATGGCCGCGCAGGGCCTTCGGACCTTGGCTTTTGGATATCGGGTTTTGGATGAACTCCCGTCGCAAGACTCCGAAGAAGACTTCATACTCGTGGCCGTGGTTGGAATCGCCGACGGGGTGCGGCCCGAGGCTTCTGCGGCGGTAGCCAAGGCGAGATCTGCCGGTGTCGAGGTGGTCATGGTGACCGGGGATCACGCTTCCACGGCCAGAGCTATCGCCGATGAACTGGATTTGATCGGCGATAGACAAGTTGTCGAGGCCGCCGAGATGCGTCAGATGACGTCGAGTGAGATCACGAACATCGGAGTCTTCGCCCGGGTTGAACCCGGTGACAAGGTGGCGATTGTCAAAGCCTGGAAGGAGACTGGCGCCGTCGTGGCGATGACGGGTGATGGGGTCAATGATGCTCCGGCACTCAGGTCGGCCGACGTTGGCGTCGCCATGGGTAGCGGCACCGACGTTGCCAGGGAGGCGTCCACCATCGTTCTGGCCGACGACAACTTCGCCACCATCGTGGCGGCGATCGAGCAGGGCCGGACGATCTACCGGAACATCCGTAAGGTCGTCTACTTCCTTCTATCGGCCAACATCTCGGAGGTGCTTGTCATGGTGGTCGGGTTCTTGCTGCTTGGCGGACTCGGCGAACCCCTGCTCGCCACTCAGCTGCTGTACGTCAACCTGATCACCGATGGCCTGCCGGCTATCGGACTTGGTATGGACCGGCCAGGCGATGACGTGATGGCGGGTCCTCCGGAACGGGGCGGGATCCTCACAAGAAGCGCCCAGATCACCATGTTCTGGCAAGCGTCGCTGCTCGCCCTTGGTGTACTCGGAGCCTATGGACTGGGACAGTGGGTTTTCGAGCTTGAATGGGGAGCGACCAGAACGATGGCGTTGACCACCCTTGTCTTCGCACAATTGGCCCATGTCTACAACATCCGGTCAGGCGAGTTGTCGGTCTGGACGTACCGAGCGCCTCACAACCGTATGTTGATGATCGGGGTGACCGGGTCGGTGTTGCTGCACGTCGGCGTGGTTATGAGTTCTGTTGGAAACACCATTTTCTCCACGGTTCCGCTGTCTTTGCTTCAGTGGCTGGCCTGTCTGGGCTTGGCGATGGTGAGTTTCGTCGCCGTAAACCTGCTGAAACGTCGAAAGGTCGGAGGCCCAATCGTGGTGTCGCCAAGTAATGTCGGACGGAATGTGGGTTAG
- a CDS encoding MFS transporter has translation MKTFTTVWSGQVVSQVGSSMTGFALSIFVYQISGSVTQLAMVLLAASVPAVILAPVAGVWVDRIDRRLIMMVSDGIAGLGSVALLLVAWQSELTFWPMLIVAAFGSASGAFQEPAYRASIVTLVPKEKLGRANGMIEMGPALGTLLAPAVAGVILLTFGIEAVLAIDVITFLVAVSMLAVVRFPQLASMADARQEKMRSQIADGFNYLRQRGGLLGLLSIAAVLNFFLVFANVLWLPIFLGFGNEAQVGYAMTSVGVAMVAGSVVMSAWGGPRRLVRTFLGLIAATGLMLSASGVRPSFWVVGGAMFAMMFTVPIINGISQTLWQRKVDAEIQGRVFSTRRMIASIASPIAFLLAGPLADGVFEPLLVEGGGLAGSVGQIIGVGVGRGSAFLIILAGLGVTLTAAAAWLIPAIRNIESEIPDAVLETV, from the coding sequence ATGAAAACGTTCACAACGGTTTGGTCCGGCCAGGTGGTCTCACAGGTCGGATCTTCGATGACCGGCTTCGCACTGTCGATCTTTGTGTACCAGATATCCGGGTCGGTTACCCAGCTTGCCATGGTTCTCCTGGCCGCCAGCGTGCCCGCGGTGATTCTGGCTCCAGTCGCCGGAGTTTGGGTCGACCGAATCGACCGCCGTCTCATCATGATGGTTTCCGATGGAATCGCCGGACTCGGATCAGTAGCCCTGCTGCTCGTTGCGTGGCAGTCCGAGCTGACGTTCTGGCCCATGCTTATTGTTGCCGCGTTCGGATCGGCGTCCGGGGCGTTTCAAGAGCCTGCCTATCGAGCCTCGATTGTGACTCTCGTTCCCAAGGAGAAACTCGGCAGAGCAAACGGCATGATCGAAATGGGCCCGGCACTCGGAACTCTCCTCGCCCCGGCTGTGGCCGGAGTCATCCTCCTGACCTTCGGAATCGAAGCCGTTCTCGCGATCGACGTCATCACATTCCTCGTAGCCGTCAGCATGCTCGCGGTGGTTCGATTCCCGCAGCTCGCTTCCATGGCCGACGCCCGCCAGGAAAAGATGCGATCCCAAATTGCCGATGGCTTCAACTACCTACGCCAACGAGGCGGGCTGCTCGGTCTACTTTCGATTGCGGCGGTTCTGAACTTCTTTCTGGTGTTCGCCAACGTGTTGTGGCTGCCAATCTTTCTCGGTTTCGGCAACGAGGCCCAGGTTGGCTACGCCATGACGAGCGTGGGCGTGGCCATGGTCGCCGGATCGGTGGTCATGAGCGCCTGGGGTGGACCCCGCCGTCTCGTTCGCACGTTCCTTGGGTTGATAGCTGCCACCGGCCTCATGCTGAGCGCATCGGGAGTCCGACCCTCGTTCTGGGTAGTCGGTGGCGCCATGTTCGCCATGATGTTCACTGTTCCCATTATCAACGGTATCTCCCAGACACTCTGGCAAAGGAAGGTCGACGCCGAGATTCAAGGTCGGGTGTTCTCGACCAGGAGAATGATCGCTTCCATCGCCTCCCCGATCGCCTTTCTCCTGGCGGGACCGCTCGCCGACGGCGTTTTCGAACCACTCCTCGTCGAAGGAGGCGGCTTGGCCGGCAGCGTTGGTCAGATCATCGGGGTCGGCGTTGGTCGCGGAAGTGCCTTTCTGATCATCCTCGCCGGGTTGGGCGTGACCCTGACCGCGGCGGCGGCCTGGTTGATACCCGCCATCAGAAACATCGAGTCCGAGATCCCTGACGCCGTTCTAGAAACCGTCTAA
- a CDS encoding MFS transporter, whose translation MKTFVTVWAGQVVSQVASAMVSFALAIYVFQISGSATQLSMVLLAASVPGLLIAPIAGAWVDRLDRRTVMAVADSIAGLGSVSLLVVARQSELTLGPIVVVAMVLSFAGAFQEPAYRASIVTLVPKENLGRANGMIEMGPALGTLFAPAFAGAILLLAGIEAVLLIDVITFLVAVAALALVRFPQLKPSDQTEPTRLRAEIIEGMAYLRERGALLGLLTMTALLNFFLSFVNLLWLPVFLGFANEAQVGLIMTFSGVALVAGSVVMSAWGGPEHLLRTMIGIMIFGGLALSLTGARPSIWFTGIAMFVFMFFTPLVNGISQTLWQRKVDAKIQGRVFSTRRMIGTIAAPLGLLLAGPLADGMFEPFLLEGGPLVDSVGQIVGVGTGRGSALLVILAGVGVSLTALTAWLVPTVRNIETGIPDAVVDLA comes from the coding sequence ATGAAGACCTTCGTAACGGTGTGGGCAGGTCAGGTGGTTTCGCAAGTCGCCTCCGCCATGGTCAGCTTCGCACTGGCGATCTACGTTTTTCAGATCTCGGGATCAGCCACCCAACTGTCGATGGTTCTCCTGGCGGCCAGCGTACCCGGACTACTCATCGCCCCGATCGCCGGAGCCTGGGTGGATCGCCTCGACCGGCGGACCGTGATGGCCGTGGCCGATTCCATCGCAGGTCTCGGTTCGGTAAGTCTCCTCGTCGTCGCCAGACAATCTGAACTCACGTTGGGACCCATCGTTGTCGTCGCCATGGTCTTGTCTTTCGCCGGGGCCTTTCAGGAACCTGCCTACCGAGCCTCGATCGTCACCCTGGTCCCCAAAGAAAACCTCGGCCGAGCCAACGGCATGATCGAAATGGGACCGGCCCTGGGAACATTGTTTGCACCCGCCTTCGCCGGCGCCATCCTGCTGCTTGCGGGCATCGAAGCCGTCCTGCTTATCGATGTCATCACGTTCCTGGTGGCGGTTGCTGCCCTGGCGCTCGTCCGGTTCCCGCAACTAAAGCCATCCGACCAGACGGAACCAACCCGCCTCAGGGCCGAAATCATCGAAGGGATGGCATACCTGCGCGAGCGTGGAGCCTTGCTCGGCTTACTCACGATGACCGCCCTGCTCAACTTCTTCCTCTCCTTCGTCAACTTGCTCTGGTTGCCGGTATTTCTCGGGTTCGCCAACGAAGCACAAGTCGGGTTGATCATGACGTTCTCCGGGGTGGCATTGGTGGCCGGGTCGGTTGTGATGAGTGCGTGGGGAGGGCCAGAACACTTGCTGAGAACCATGATCGGAATCATGATCTTCGGTGGCTTGGCGCTGAGCCTGACCGGGGCACGCCCGTCGATCTGGTTCACGGGTATCGCCATGTTCGTGTTTATGTTCTTCACACCCCTCGTCAACGGCATATCGCAGACACTTTGGCAACGCAAGGTCGACGCCAAGATTCAGGGCCGGGTCTTTTCAACCAGGCGAATGATCGGGACGATCGCGGCGCCATTGGGCTTGCTGCTGGCCGGGCCATTGGCTGACGGCATGTTCGAACCCTTCCTCCTTGAAGGTGGTCCGCTCGTCGATTCGGTCGGGCAGATCGTTGGGGTTGGGACCGGGCGAGGCAGTGCTCTGCTGGTCATCCTCGCCGGAGTGGGCGTCAGCCTCACCGCGCTGACGGCCTGGCTCGTGCCCACCGTTCGCAACATCGAAACCGGCATCCCCGACGCTGTTGTCGACCTCGCCTAG
- a CDS encoding sigma-70 family RNA polymerase sigma factor: MRPEDIVVRREQDRLIVEAITRLRPMDQQVLRLAAWEGLPASGIAKVIGCSPAAAEQRLHRAKKRLAKVVSPSFASVPFPTSQVEVGEQS, translated from the coding sequence ATGCGTCCCGAAGATATCGTCGTACGCCGCGAGCAAGATCGACTGATCGTGGAAGCGATCACCAGACTGCGCCCGATGGACCAACAAGTCCTACGGCTCGCCGCGTGGGAAGGACTGCCCGCTTCTGGTATCGCGAAAGTGATTGGATGTTCGCCGGCCGCGGCCGAGCAACGTCTCCACCGCGCCAAGAAACGGCTAGCCAAAGTCGTGTCGCCTTCCTTCGCCAGTGTCCCCTTTCCTACCTCGCAAGTTGAAGTCGGAGAACAGTCATGA
- a CDS encoding DEAD/DEAH box helicase produces the protein MGLEELVTGWANDPDLDGELAHLERLSAHGAIFGDLDPPLPADLAHRLEELGIDRLYRHQAKAIGDIRQGKNTVVVAGTSSGKTLCYTIPIAERILAQPKSTALLLYPTKALAQDQLRSFGKLGIDSLVAATYDGDTEIDQRQWVRKNANVILTNPDMLHLGILPNHAKWADFFVRLKYVVIDEMHMFRGIFGSHVALILRRLRRLAAHYGANPIFIFTSATIGNPADLATKLSGLEVGLRDQDDSPSGEKLIALWNPPIEDEEQGRRRSAMAEASDLFVDLVRHDHHTIVFSRSRKATELIYVWSRDRLDPARRDRIAPYRAGYTAESRRDTEAALFSGDLLGITATNALELGIDVGSLDAAIINTFPGTISSFRQQAGRAGRTQRASVAVLVGGEDALDQYFMNHPRELFDRTPESVVINPSNPLVLQAHVACAAHELPLEPADSEFLGDDTEEAATALAAEGHLELRRGRLMWTHQQPPAPRISIRSSGGPTYTITSDEGLLGTMEETRAFTDAHPDAVYLHQGETFVVEDLDLRRHEIRVRSGDVNYYTQAKSEKLLEVLQTFESRPLGQLTQHFGTIRVESQVVGYQKKKLGSGETISHEWLDLPASVFETQGVWLEIPESLVGDMSTDRLLGTLHAAEHAGIAMLPLFAVCDRWDIGGLSTNWHPDLGGPAIFIYEAYPGGAGISPVAFEIGADHWKATRDAINDCPCKSGCPSCVVSPKCGNFNEPLDKKGAVEFLDRALGSG, from the coding sequence ATGGGATTGGAAGAACTCGTAACCGGATGGGCGAACGATCCCGACCTCGATGGCGAACTCGCTCACCTGGAACGGCTATCCGCACACGGAGCGATATTCGGCGACCTCGATCCCCCCCTCCCCGCCGACCTTGCCCATCGTCTGGAGGAACTCGGCATCGATCGCCTGTATCGTCACCAGGCCAAAGCGATCGGCGACATCCGACAAGGCAAGAACACGGTGGTCGTGGCGGGCACCTCGTCTGGCAAGACACTTTGCTACACGATTCCCATTGCTGAAAGGATTCTCGCCCAACCGAAGTCGACCGCACTCCTGCTGTATCCAACCAAAGCGCTAGCCCAGGACCAGCTGCGATCTTTCGGCAAGCTCGGGATCGACTCCCTCGTAGCCGCCACCTACGACGGGGACACCGAGATCGACCAACGCCAATGGGTTCGCAAGAACGCCAATGTCATCCTCACCAACCCGGACATGCTCCATCTCGGCATCCTGCCCAACCATGCCAAGTGGGCGGACTTCTTCGTGCGGCTCAAGTACGTCGTCATCGACGAGATGCACATGTTTCGAGGGATCTTCGGCTCCCACGTTGCGCTCATCCTGCGGCGCCTTCGCCGCCTAGCCGCCCACTACGGAGCCAATCCAATCTTCATTTTCACCTCGGCGACGATCGGAAACCCGGCCGATCTCGCCACGAAACTCTCCGGCCTGGAAGTCGGCTTGCGCGATCAGGACGATTCACCGTCGGGTGAGAAGCTGATCGCCCTGTGGAATCCGCCCATCGAAGACGAGGAGCAGGGCCGCCGACGGTCGGCGATGGCGGAGGCGTCGGATCTCTTTGTGGATCTGGTGCGTCACGACCACCACACCATCGTGTTCTCTCGATCTCGGAAAGCCACCGAACTAATCTACGTCTGGAGTCGCGACCGACTCGATCCGGCTCGTAGGGATCGCATCGCCCCCTACCGGGCGGGGTACACCGCCGAATCCCGTCGAGACACGGAGGCAGCATTGTTCTCTGGTGACCTGCTCGGCATCACAGCAACAAATGCACTGGAGCTAGGTATCGACGTCGGGTCGCTCGATGCCGCCATTATCAACACGTTCCCTGGGACGATTTCGTCGTTTCGCCAGCAAGCGGGCCGGGCTGGCCGGACGCAACGGGCATCGGTCGCCGTGCTGGTCGGTGGTGAGGACGCCCTCGATCAATACTTCATGAACCATCCCCGGGAGTTGTTCGACCGGACACCGGAATCGGTAGTCATCAATCCTTCCAACCCTCTTGTGCTGCAGGCGCATGTTGCTTGCGCCGCTCACGAGCTACCCCTTGAACCGGCAGACTCGGAATTTCTTGGCGATGACACCGAAGAGGCCGCCACCGCCTTGGCGGCGGAAGGACATCTCGAACTCAGACGGGGCCGACTCATGTGGACTCACCAGCAGCCGCCCGCACCTCGCATTTCGATCCGATCGTCTGGAGGGCCGACCTACACGATCACGTCCGACGAGGGATTGCTGGGGACGATGGAGGAGACCAGGGCTTTTACCGACGCTCACCCGGACGCCGTCTACCTACACCAGGGCGAAACGTTCGTGGTCGAGGACCTTGACCTTCGCCGCCATGAGATCCGGGTCAGGTCGGGCGACGTCAACTACTACACCCAGGCCAAGTCGGAGAAGCTCCTCGAGGTGCTCCAGACGTTCGAGTCGCGACCACTCGGTCAGCTGACTCAGCACTTCGGAACCATCCGGGTCGAAAGCCAGGTCGTCGGCTATCAGAAGAAGAAGCTAGGCAGTGGGGAAACGATTTCGCATGAGTGGCTGGACTTACCAGCCTCGGTCTTCGAGACGCAAGGCGTATGGTTGGAGATCCCGGAATCGTTGGTGGGCGACATGTCGACCGATCGCCTGCTCGGGACTCTCCATGCTGCCGAACACGCCGGGATAGCCATGCTGCCGCTGTTCGCGGTCTGCGACCGCTGGGATATCGGGGGCCTGTCCACCAACTGGCACCCTGACCTGGGTGGCCCGGCCATCTTCATCTATGAGGCGTATCCGGGTGGGGCGGGAATCTCACCGGTCGCTTTCGAGATCGGCGCCGACCACTGGAAGGCCACCCGGGATGCCATTAACGATTGCCCGTGCAAATCGGGCTGTCCGAGCTGCGTCGTGTCCCCGAAGTGCGGAAACTTCAACGAACCGTTGGACAAGAAAGGCGCCGTCGAGTTTCTCGACCGGGCGTTGGGGTCCGGGTAA
- a CDS encoding cation transporter — protein sequence MNEITPHRAALQRRALRLEYSTIAWNIGEAVLTITLGTMAGSLALIGFGTVSIVEVFASSVVVWHLLPGHAQDHKGRTRRALRLTAMAFLLLAVGLMVAAVSDLTSGRQAGESPWGIAYLAVTAFVMFGLAWLKRRTAFGLDSAPLRSEATLTFLDGVLSTATLIGLALNAYIGWWWADPAAAILVALAAFNEARENWNEADELG from the coding sequence GTGAACGAGATCACCCCTCACCGAGCCGCCCTTCAACGGCGGGCTTTGCGACTTGAGTATTCGACCATCGCCTGGAACATCGGCGAAGCGGTACTAACGATCACCCTCGGGACGATGGCTGGCTCGCTGGCCCTCATCGGTTTTGGCACCGTGTCGATTGTGGAGGTATTCGCCTCTTCGGTGGTCGTGTGGCATCTACTACCTGGTCACGCCCAGGATCACAAGGGCCGCACCCGCCGGGCGCTTCGGCTCACGGCGATGGCCTTCTTGCTCCTCGCCGTAGGCCTCATGGTCGCCGCAGTGAGTGACCTCACCAGCGGGCGGCAGGCCGGAGAATCACCGTGGGGAATCGCCTATTTGGCTGTAACTGCGTTCGTGATGTTCGGATTGGCATGGCTGAAGCGACGGACCGCGTTCGGTCTCGACTCGGCACCGCTGCGCTCCGAGGCAACCCTGACGTTTCTCGATGGAGTCCTATCGACCGCCACGCTGATCGGCCTGGCCCTCAACGCCTATATCGGCTGGTGGTGGGCCGATCCGGCTGCGGCCATTCTCGTTGCGCTGGCGGCCTTCAACGAAGCCAGAGAAAACTGGAACGAGGCCGACGAACTCGGCTGA